TTTTGCGATTGGGGGTCGCGAGGAGTGTCGCCTGCCGGCATGAAAGTTTTTCCTTCCGAGACAAGACCAACAAAATCGGGCAATTTAGGTTTTCGCAGGAGATGTTGTTGCTTGGTCGTTGCCTGTTCTTCTGAGAAGCGTCGTTGACTCAGGGAAGAAAAGCAGTAGAGTGGTCACGCAACAGGAAGTTTAGGAGATCACCATGCGAAGCAGGAACGACTGTCGCACCAGTCCAAGTGGCTTTACGCTCGTGGAGCTGCTCGTGGTCATCGCGGTCATTTCCATCCTCGCGGCACTGCTGCTGCCCGCGCTCGCTAAGGCCAAGGCTTCGGCCAAGTCCGCCGCCTCCAAAAGCAATCTTCGACAGTTGGGTCTGGCCTTGAACATGTATGTCGATGACTACAACAGATACCCTGGCCGCCGACGTTACTCACGAGGTCTGATAGGTACTTTGGAAACGGAGCCCGTCGACAAAGCTCTTCTCCAGATCGCCCCGTTTTTGTTGATGCCTGGCGAGCGTTTCGGCGACATCGAACTTATTTCGCGTCGCCGATTGGTATGGCACTGCCCGACTGTGGCACCCACGAACCTACCGAATTTGTTCACAAACGAACTAAATATGCGCTACGTGCCAAGCTATGGCTATAACGCAAGAGGAGCTGCAGCTATGAGTGATGAGGTGGATTTGGGTCTGAGTCCACG
This genomic window from Candidatus Angelobacter sp. contains:
- a CDS encoding prepilin-type N-terminal cleavage/methylation domain-containing protein encodes the protein MRSRNDCRTSPSGFTLVELLVVIAVISILAALLLPALAKAKASAKSAASKSNLRQLGLALNMYVDDYNRYPGRRRYSRGLIGTLETEPVDKALLQIAPFLLMPGERFGDIELISRRRLVWHCPTVAPTNLPNLFTNELNMRYVPSYGYNARGAAAMSDEVDLGLSPRVVELLPSDVAPSPVVMREIRASDVLVPVGMIAFGDDSSPSLLYDEISTVAPLLGDRHRHGANVVFCDGHVKYAKQRKWVEATDTMRRRWNNDDQPHPETW